In Musa acuminata AAA Group cultivar baxijiao chromosome BXJ2-10, Cavendish_Baxijiao_AAA, whole genome shotgun sequence, a genomic segment contains:
- the LOC135624377 gene encoding uncharacterized protein LOC135624377 — MKPGSVKVSSSPGREKLPPPPGLARLLYGKAVGSRSRGRSASTVARSSPMFASRSRSRSRSSSAAAAAAKEGGEPSSPKVTCIGQVRIRNKRSAKPNKPQPKKTRSKSSLMPCRCLHKSLLCGLFPVRKRPTGRGGGGRGSGGRRSLWPRWSRVRSGESGGYQQQKPDPVKPSPQPELITGVRVSKREEDGDDKDEDDEEAARHGEKTKVFEPLATATPPKNALLLMRCRSAPHNRSSSLATSQITVSPLLSPDSPAASPLEEVSGGKARDQELLQQQEQRTSSSGEALVHEEEEEEEEEEEQGDEAKLSESRRPLVLPRSKSEPARRAAAKLAVPEASYCFWTSRCQRRHFVPAHEERAPPTLTDV; from the coding sequence ATGAAGCCCGGCAGCGTCAAAGTCTCCTCCAGCCCTGGGAGAGAGAAGCTGCCCCCGCCCCCTGGCCTCGCCCGCCTGCTCTACGGCAAAGCCGTGGGTAGCCGGAGCCGCGGTCGCTCCGCCTCCACCGTAGCTCGGTCTAGCCCCATGTTCGCGTCACGGAGCAGGAGCCGCAGCCGCTCGTCCTCGGCGGCCGCTGCTGCGGCGAAGGAGGGAGGGGAGCCCTCCTCGCCCAAGGTCACCTGCATCGGCCAAGTCCGCATACGGAACAAGAGGTCGGCAAAGCCGAATAAGCCTCAGCCCAAGAAGACGAGGAGCAAGTCGTCTCTGATGCCGTGCCGGTGCCTCCACAAGTCTCTACTCTGCGGCCTGTTCCCCGTTCGGAAGAGGCCCACCGGCCGCGGAGGTGGAGGGAGAGGCAGCGGAGGCCGGCGGTCGTTGTGGCCGAGATGGTCTCGCGTCCGATCTGGCGAAAGCGGTGGGTACCAGCAACAGAAGCCGGATCCGGTTAAGCCTTCACCGCAGCCGGAGCTCATCACAGGCGTAAGGGTATCAAAGAGAGAAGAGGACGGAGACGACAAGGATGAGGATGACGAGGAGGCAGCTCGGCACGGGGAGAAGACGAAGGTTTTCGAGCCACTGGCGACAGCGACGCCGCCAAAGAATGCACTCCTACTGATGAGATGCCGGTCAGCACCGCACAACCGGTCTTCCTCGCTGGCAACCTCCCAGATCACGGTGTCCCCCTTGCTGTCGCCTGATTCCCCGGCTGCTTCGCCACTGGAGGAGGTCTCTGGAGGGAAAGCGCGAGACCAGGAGCTGCTGCAGCAGCAAGAGCAGAGAACGTCAAGCAGCGGAGAGGCGCTCGtccatgaggaggaggaggaggaggaggaggaggaggagcaagggGACGAAGCCAAGTTATCGGAGTCGCGGCGGCCGCTGGTGTTGCCGCGGAGCAAGTCGGAGCCGGCGCGGAGGGCAGCGGCGAAGCTGGCGGTCCCGGAGGCCTCGTACTGCTTCTGGACCAGCCGCTGCCAGCGACGCCACTTCGTCCCCGCTCACGAGGAGCGGGCCCCACCCACCCTCACTGATGTATAG